The sequence AAAAAACGCCGGTCATAGGACCGGCGTTGATATTTTCCGGCAAGCAGCCGGGTTTTGTTTAGTGTTCCGCGTCCTCACAGAATTCGATGAGGACCCCCAAAGTGCTTTTTGGGTGCAGGAAGGCGATTTGGGCATTGTGTGCACCAGGTCGCGGCTCTGTGTCGATCAGACGGATGCCGTTTGCTTCGGCTTTTTCCAGTTCAGCGGGCACGTTGTCCACTCCCAGTGCGATATGGTGAATTCCTTCACCGCGTTTTTCCAGGAATTTGGCGATGGGGCTTTCGGGCGAAGTGGGCATCAAAAGCTCGATGCGCGTGTCGCCACAGGGGAAGAAAGCCACCTTTACCATCTGGGATTCAACGACTTCGGTCCCTTCCAGCTTCAAGCCCAGTTTTTCGTAGAAAGCGATGCCTTCGTCCAGGTCGCGAACCGCGATGCCGATGTGGGATACGTTTTTAATCATCGCGTTTTCCCTATTTCAGATATTTTTCAGCCAGCTCAAAACCGATGTGCATAGCTTTGCAGTTCAATTCCACAAAAGCGGGCTTCACGGTTTCAGAGATGGATTGACGCAGGCTTTCCTCTTTCACGATGCCGGTGATTTTCACCAAAAACGCCAATGAGATGATGTTTGTGGTGATGGGGCTGCCCAGTTTTTCGAGGGCGATTTCGGTGAAAGGCTCTTCATAGGTGTTTTCCGCAGCCAGGGCAAGGTTTTTCACGAAGGTGGTGTCGATGATGAGAGTCCCTTTTTCGCGGAGGTCGAAGAGATATTTGTCGCAGGCTTCCTGGGTGAGCGCCAGCAGGCAGTCGAATTGCATGGCTTCAGGGAAGTAGATTTCTTCGCTGCTGATAATCACGTCCGCGCGCGACGATCCACCGCGGGATTCTGGGCCGTAGCTTTGGGTTTGGGTAACTCGGTTTTTATCCAACATGGCGGCGCGGGCGAGGATGATACCTGCCAGAATCAGACCCTGCCCACCGCTTCCGGAGAGGCGGACTTCATAGCTTCTATTCGTCATGATTCACCTCCCATGCCTTGAACTTTTTTCACCAGCCCGGCATAGCGGTCGGTGAATTCAGGCTGGATTTCTTTGCGCAGCACTCCGCGGACAATTTTTCCTTCCACTTTTTCGGGGGGAAGCTTGTCAATGGCGGAAAGCGGCACGGAGTTGTCCCTCATTTCCTTCATCATTTCCGGCGCTCCGCCTTTTTTGTTCAAGCGCCCAAAAATCACGGGGCAGGCGGCAATCACTTCGATGAGGGCAAAGCCGGGGTGTTCGATGGCTTCGCGCACCATGGCCTGGGTTTCCTGAGTGTGGAAAGCAGTGGTGCGGGAAACGTAGGTGGCGCCGGCACCCATGGCGAGCTTACAGATGTCAAAATCCGGCTCGATGTTTCCATAAGGCGCGGTGGTGGCAATGGCCTCATGTGGCGTGGTGGGCGAGCTTTGTCCACCCGTCATGCCATAGATATTGTTATTCAGCAGGATCACGGTGAG comes from Candidatus Cloacimonadota bacterium and encodes:
- the mce gene encoding methylmalonyl-CoA epimerase, with protein sequence MIKNVSHIGIAVRDLDEGIAFYEKLGLKLEGTEVVESQMVKVAFFPCGDTRIELLMPTSPESPIAKFLEKRGEGIHHIALGVDNVPAELEKAEANGIRLIDTEPRPGAHNAQIAFLHPKSTLGVLIEFCEDAEH
- a CDS encoding 2-oxoacid:ferredoxin oxidoreductase subunit gamma, which gives rise to MTNRSYEVRLSGSGGQGLILAGIILARAAMLDKNRVTQTQSYGPESRGGSSRADVIISSEEIYFPEAMQFDCLLALTQEACDKYLFDLREKGTLIIDTTFVKNLALAAENTYEEPFTEIALEKLGSPITTNIISLAFLVKITGIVKEESLRQSISETVKPAFVELNCKAMHIGFELAEKYLK
- a CDS encoding 2-oxoacid:ferredoxin oxidoreductase subunit beta — its product is MATIPQRIIHDYLRHDKKFPHVWCAGCSNGIILGSIIRAIAGMELDRNDIVMVSGIGCSSRMPVYVDFNTLHTLHGRAIAFATGIKMHKPKLKVIVITGDGDCTAIGGNHLIHAARRNIDLTVILLNNNIYGMTGGQSSPTTPHEAIATTAPYGNIEPDFDICKLAMGAGATYVSRTTAFHTQETQAMVREAIEHPGFALIEVIAACPVIFGRLNKKGGAPEMMKEMRDNSVPLSAIDKLPPEKVEGKIVRGVLRKEIQPEFTDRYAGLVKKVQGMGGES